One Salvia splendens isolate huo1 chromosome 12, SspV2, whole genome shotgun sequence genomic window carries:
- the LOC121758371 gene encoding symplekin-like isoform X3, which yields MAKGRHTVSIQFSLRTAFLGFLRCTHPFMTESREKLLKELRAMNAGDAADQVIRQIDKITRNNERASRDLQVNKDDQLSNQLHIAGDSTKKRTTQIDHEDQNNIYDASLKRLRHGPHSNTNAAADTNDARQDHVNGISAKPPVLDGGLTPVEQMIAMIGALIAEGERGVESLEILISNIHADLLADIVITNMKHLPKNPPPLTKYGNLSSKHRSDTSDPTHVVASNGLATSTQTLDHSAQLPASSLSTTSFAVSDTFASANLSTDSKRDPRRDPRRLDPRRLVVPVDVPPTSVLEDNVVQFPTVQSDFDPVSSSSALISVPQSVPESAPQPLMPTIQTDINLPDSPMTIEVDESIQNDEVLDFDANAITPDKDADYSVHMSPSFSKAEDIVSHASMDVAMLDEAYSPSSEESDEPLPDISNAEASESGSAELPVLPLYIELDEDHQTHVKRLALERIINKYQNSHRTDIKQTQIAVVARLFAQIDVSDVIGMVPKLIISDYEQQKGHELVLHILYHLHSLVISDSASSAAAVYDNFLLAVAKSLLVDLPASNKSFSRLLGEVPCIPDSILGMLDDMCTKSYSGTDGRDGDRVTQGLGAVWSLILSRPLIRQACLDIALKCTVHPKDDIQAKAIRLVSNKLYAVSFISDSIEQFAKNMFFSAVDQHSSDSLLSASANSDRRIGGQVGSAETSTSGSQVSEPGISPNETMKGVQDAPLDDSSNIFSQAHRLMSLFFALCAKKPILLQLVFDSYVRASKAVKQAVHRHINVLMRALGSSYSELLHIISNPPQGSEDLLTQVLHLLSEGRVPPTDLVVTVKHLYETRLKDASILIPIISAFSRDEVLRLPYFPNFSSINEIVYFFMCFQVLPIFPRLVQLPLPKFQMALAHILQGSAHTGPALTPVEVLVAIHDISPERDCLPLKKITDTCSACFEQRTVFTQQVLAKALNQMVDRTPLPLLFMRTVIQAIDAFPTLVDFVMEILSKLVNKQVWRMPKLWVGFLKCISQTQPHSFNVLLQMPSPQLECALSKYPNLRGPLTAFTNQSSIKTSVPRTNLLLLGLASEPHMQQPHAVSYLQASDGPAH from the exons ATGGCTAAAGGCCGCCACACAGTCAGCATTCAGTTTTCTCTGAGAACTGCATTTCTAGGGTTTTTAAGGTGTACACATCCTTTCATGACCGAG TCAAGAGAGAAATTGCTTAAAGAGTTAAGAGCAATGAATGCTGGAGATGCTGCTGATCAAGTTATCCGCCAAATAGATAAAATCACGAGGAACAATGAACGTGCTTCACGTGATCTTCAGGTCAATAAG GATGATCAGCTGTCAAATCAGTTGCATATTGCAGGGGATTCGACTAAGAAAAGGACCACTCAAATCGACCATGAGGATCAGAATAATATTTATGATGCCTCTTTGAAGAGGCTGCGTCATGGTCCTCATAGCAATACAAATGCCGCAGCGGATACTAATGATGCTAGGCAGGATCATGTTAATGGCATATCTGCTAAGCCCCCTGTGTTGGATGGTGGTCTAACTCCTGTGGAGCAGATGATTGCTATGATTGGCGCTTTAATTGCCGAAGGAGAAAGAGGAGTGGAGTCTCTGGAAATTCTTATATCCAATATCCATGCCGATCTACTTGCTGATATAGTCATCACAAATATGAAGCACTTGCCCAAGAATCCACCTCCTTTGACAAAATATGGTAACTTGTCTTCGAAACATCGTAGTGACACAAGCGATCCTACCCATGTAGTTGCATCGAATGGTTTGGCAACTTCTACGCAGACGTTAGACCATTCGGCTCAATTACCTGCTTCATCATTGAGCACGACTAGCTTTGCTGTTTCAGATACATTTGCTTCTGCTAATCTATCTACAGATTCTAAACGTGATCCACGAAGG GATCCTCGTCGTCTTGATCCAAGACGGTTGGTGGTTCCTGTTGATGTGCCTCCAACATCTGTTTTGGAAGATAATGTTGTCCAATTTCCAACTGTACAGTCTGATTTCGACCCTGTCAGCTCCTCCAGCGCACTCATATCGGTACCTCAATCTGTTCCTGAAAGTGCTCCTCAGCCTCTGATGCCCACAATTCAAACTGACATAAATCTTCCAGACTCCCCAATGACAATTGAAGTGGACGAGTCTATCCAGAACGATGAAGTCCTTGATTTTGATGCCAACGCAATCACTCCAGATAAGGATGCAGATTATTCTGTACATATGTCACCATCTTTTAGCAAAGCTGAGGACATTGTTTCTCATGCATCAATGGATGTAGCCATGCTTGATGAGGCCTACTCACCTTCATCAGAAGAATCTGATGAACCACTGCCAGATATTTCAAATGCTGAAGCATCTGAGAGTGGATCTGCTGAGTTGCCAGTGCTTCCCTTGTACATTGAGCTGGATGAAGATCATCAAACACATGTCAAAAGACTGGCACTTGAACGGATAATTAACAAGTACCAGAATTCACACAGAACAGATattaaacaaacacaaattgCAGTGGTCGCCCGACTGTTCGCACAG ATTGATGTTAGTGATGTGATTGGGATGGTGCCGAAACTGATTATATCAGATTATGAACAGCAAAAG gGTCACGAGCTTGTGTTGCATATCCTATACCATCTCCATAGTCTTGTTATCTCAGACTCTGCATCATCTGCTGCTGCTGTATATGACAATTTCCTTCTGGCAGTG GCAAAATCTTTGCTAGTTGATCTACCAGCATCTAACAAGTCTTTTAGCCGACTTCTCGGTGAAGTTCCCTGCATACCTGATTCCATATTGGGGATGCTGGATGACATGTGTACCAAAAGTTATTCTGGAACTGATGGCCGTGATGGTGATCGTGTCACTCAGGGCCTTGGAGCAGTGTGGAGCTTAATTCTTAGTCGCCCTCTCATTCGCCAAGCATGTCTAGATATAGCTTTGAAG TGTACTGTGCACCCAAAGGACGATATCCAGGCTAAAGCCATACGCCTG GTGTCAAACAAACTCTATGCAGTTAGCTTTATTTCTGACAGCATCGAGCAGTTTGCAAAGAACATGTTCTTCTCAGCTGTAGATCAGCATTCTTCAGATTCATTACTATCAGCGTCTGCAAATTCTGACAGAAGAATTGGAGGACAG GTAGGAAGTGCAGAAACATCCACTAGTGGCTCTCAAGTTTCTGAGCCTGGGATTTCTCCAAATGAGACTATGAAAGGGGTTCAGGATGCACCCCTAGATGATTCATCAAATATATTTTCTCAAGCTCACAGGCTAATGTCCTTGTTTTTTGCACTCTGTGCTAAG AAACCTATTCTTCTTCAACTGGTTTTTGACAGTTATGTCCGTGCTTCGAAGGCAGTTAAGCAG GCTGTCCATCGTCATATAAACGTCTTGATGAGGGCTCTGGGGTCATCGTATTCAGAATTACTTCATATAATATCAAATCCACCCCAAGGAAGTGAAGATTTGTTGACACAG GTTCTTCATTTGTTATCCGAAGGGCGAGTACCACCTACAGATTTGGTGGTGACTGTTAAACATTTATATGAAACTAGGCTGAAG GATGCTTCTATTCTTATTCCTATCATATCTGCTTTTTCTAGAGATGAGGTGCTCCGTCTACCCTATTTTCCAAATTTCAGTTCTATAA ATGAAAtcgtttatttttttatgtgtttccAGGTTTTACCTATTTTCCCTCGGCTGGTCCAGCTTCCTCTACCCAAGTTTCAGATGGCACTGGCTCATATATTACAG GGCTCTGCTCATACAGGTCCTGCATTAACACCTGTTGAAGTCTTGGTGGCAATCCATGACATTTCTCCTGAGAGAGATTGTCTTCCACTGAAAAAG ATCACGGATACTTGCTCAGCTTGTTTTGAGCAGCGCACGGTTTTTACACAGCAAGTCCTGGCTAAGGCCTTAAACCAGATG GTTGACCGAACTCCACTTCCACTGCTCTTCATGAGAACTGTAATCCAAGCAATTGATGCTTTTCCGACACTG GTTGATTTTGTCATGGAAATCTTGTCTAAACTCGTCAACAAGCAG GTTTGGAGAATGCCAAAACTATGGGTTGGCTTCTTGAAATGTATCTCTCAAACACAGCCACATTCCTTCAACGTATTGCTCCAG ATGCCGTCTCCTCAGCTTGAATGCGCTCTAAGCAAGTATCCGAATCTTCGTGGTCCACTTACTGCTTTCACAAACCAGTCAAGTATTAAAACCTCTGTGCCTAG GACAAACCTATTGCTTCTTGGCCTTGCCTCTGAACCACACATGCAGCAACCACACGCTGTTTCGTATCTGCAGGCCTCCGATGGCCCGGCACATTAA